The nucleotide window TCTCAGCAATTGATCAAGGAGACTGGAATGAACAAAATATGGCTTGAAACTAACACATTCCATTACTCTGAATTTTCTGATCTAAAAAAATTGGTTGAATTAAAAAAGAAAAGAAAAGTCAAGATCTCTTTATGCTTTCCAACTTTGAATGAAGAAAGGACAATTGCAAAAGAGATTATAATTATGCGCTCGGAATTAATAATAAAACATCCGCTTCTTGATGAAATTATTGTTATTGATTCCGGTTCGACTGATAATACGGTTCAGATTGCACGGGAATACGGAGCAGATGTTTATATCTCCAATGAAATCCTTCCGCATTTAAAAGACCAATTCAGAGGCAAGGGTGAAAATTTATGGAAGGCTCTTTACGTTGCAAAGGGCGATATAATAGTATATATTGACGCTGATATAAAAAATATCCACCACAGATTTGTGTACGGCCTTTTAGGCCCTCTCCTGACAAGAAATGATATAAGATATTCAAAAGCTTTTTACGACAGGCCCATTACTCTTGACAGCGGGGGCATAAGGCCTTCCGGCGGAGGCAGAGTAACAGAGCTTGTAATCAGGCCTTTGTTCTCCCTGCTTTACCCGGAGCTGACACAGATAATTCAGCCTCTTTCCGGTGAGTATGCAGCTTACAGAGACATACTTGATCAGCTTACTTTCCCAATTGGGTACGGTGTGGAAACCAGCATGCTTATGGATATTTACGAAAAATGGGGGCTTAAAACAATTGCCCAGGTTGATCTTGACAGGCGTGTACACAGAAACCAGGATACTCTTGCTCTCGGCAGAATGTCCTTCGGAATCCTGCAGACATTTTTCTCAAGGATGCAGAAACAAAACTTTATTAAAATCAATAAAAAAATCTACGACCAAATGCTGCAGTATCATGCAAAGGACCAGAAATACAATCCGAAAATCCATAAAATTAAAGAAAAAGAACGTCCGCCTATGATTTCGATTGCTGAATATCAAAAAAAATTTCCCAAACGTAAACTAAAGACAATTTAGATTCCGCC belongs to bacterium and includes:
- a CDS encoding glucosyl-3-phosphoglycerate synthase → MNKIWLETNTFHYSEFSDLKKLVELKKKRKVKISLCFPTLNEERTIAKEIIIMRSELIIKHPLLDEIIVIDSGSTDNTVQIAREYGADVYISNEILPHLKDQFRGKGENLWKALYVAKGDIIVYIDADIKNIHHRFVYGLLGPLLTRNDIRYSKAFYDRPITLDSGGIRPSGGGRVTELVIRPLFSLLYPELTQIIQPLSGEYAAYRDILDQLTFPIGYGVETSMLMDIYEKWGLKTIAQVDLDRRVHRNQDTLALGRMSFGILQTFFSRMQKQNFIKINKKIYDQMLQYHAKDQKYNPKIHKIKEKERPPMISIAEYQKKFPKRKLKTI